CAGATCACGAAGGCGTGGCCGAAGCTCGCCTCGTAGGCGGCGTGGGCGGCGCGCAGGGCGGTGTGGGCGGCCGCCGGGGCGGTGGGGTGCAGCCCGGAGGACGATTCGGCGGCGAGCGCCTCGTCCAGGTCGGCGGTGGACAGGTCGTAGCCGGCCTCGTCCGCGGCGGCGAGGAGCGAGCCGAGGTCGGGGTAGGGGCGGTGGGCGGCGACTCGCCGGGCCCAGCGGCGGCTGCCGCAGCAGGAGAGGAGGGCCGCGGTCGCGGCGGAGTGGGCCGCGGTGTTGAACCGCTCCAGGCCGGGCAGGTGCGCACCGGCGGCCGTACGGGGGCCGTGCGCGGATGCCGGGGAGGCCGGCCCGGCGGGGGCGGGGATCCGCACCGCCGGAGGAATCGTGGGCGGTCGCTGGGGGAGGCCGGTGTGCGATTCGCGGGACAGCGTGGACTCCGGGGCGACTGGGAGGCGACAGGGGGCGAGTGGGGGGGCGACGGGGAAGCGTGAGCTGGTTGAGCTGCAACGCTATCGAGGCGCGCCACGGGGTGGCCGAAGGGTGCGCGAATTTCACCCGAACGGGAGAGTTTG
The Streptomyces tirandamycinicus DNA segment above includes these coding regions:
- a CDS encoding 2-oxo-4-hydroxy-4-carboxy-5-ureidoimidazoline decarboxylase, giving the protein MRIPAPAGPASPASAHGPRTAAGAHLPGLERFNTAAHSAATAALLSCCGSRRWARRVAAHRPYPDLGSLLAAADEAGYDLSTADLDEALAAESSSGLHPTAPAAAHTALRAAHAAYEASFGHAFVICLDGFHSDEHPDQVLAGIRSRLANDPDEERVVAAEELRRLARARLAHVVAGRPGGP